In one window of Thermodesulfovibrionales bacterium DNA:
- a CDS encoding adenylate kinase produces the protein MRLVLLGAPGAGKGTQAKKLIEKYSIPQISTGDILRKAVSDGTPLGKEAKSYMDRGELVPDSVVIGIIRERLKEDDCKTGYILDGFPRNVAQAKALDEMLNSLNSPLDFAISIDVPFDELMKRLTGRRTCKSCGQMYNIYFSPPEKNGVCDKCGGELFQREDDKEETIRKRLEVYEAQTAPVIGYYREKGILKSVPGTGSIDDIFNNIISILEKRG, from the coding sequence ATGAGGCTTGTCCTGTTAGGTGCGCCAGGTGCGGGAAAAGGAACCCAGGCTAAGAAACTGATTGAAAAATATTCCATTCCCCAGATCTCCACAGGAGATATTCTGAGAAAAGCAGTATCAGATGGTACACCTCTTGGAAAGGAAGCAAAATCCTATATGGACAGAGGAGAGCTTGTACCTGATAGCGTTGTCATAGGTATTATCAGGGAAAGGCTCAAAGAAGATGACTGTAAAACGGGTTATATTCTTGATGGGTTTCCAAGAAATGTTGCTCAGGCTAAGGCACTTGATGAGATGCTTAATTCATTGAACTCTCCCCTTGACTTTGCCATAAGTATAGATGTTCCATTTGATGAGCTCATGAAGAGACTGACTGGAAGAAGAACTTGTAAGAGCTGTGGACAGATGTATAACATATATTTCAGTCCCCCTGAGAAAAACGGCGTCTGTGATAAATGCGGTGGCGAACTCTTTCAGAGAGAAGACGATAAGGAAGAAACCATTCGCAAGAGACTTGAGGTTTATGAGGCCCAGACGGCACCTGTTATCGGTTATTACAGAGAAAAAGGAATACTCAAGTCTGTTCCTGGAACAGGCAGTATAGATGACATATTTAATAACATTATCTCAATCTTAGAGAAAAGGGGGTAA
- a CDS encoding acetyl-CoA carboxylase carboxyltransferase subunit alpha: MSYYFDFERPIQELELKIEELRAFSDGRDIDLSRELAELEKKAEKLKREIYSNLTPWQKTLIARHPERPYTLDYINLIAKDFIELHGDRLFGDDQAVVCGPCFINERPVMLIGHQKGRGTKERIQRNFGQPHPEGYRKALRVMKLAERFKMPVVTFIDTPGAYPGIGAEERGQAEAIATNLMTMARLQVPIISIVIGEGGSGGALALSVADRIFMLENSVYSVISPEGCAAILWKKDGELSQDDYAKAANALKLTAQDLLNYKIIDGIIPEPLGGAHKDVRAVAAEIEKTIVSTLEELSQKPIGRLLDERYKKFRKIGVFFEGEVL, translated from the coding sequence TTGAGTTACTATTTTGATTTTGAAAGACCCATTCAGGAACTTGAACTGAAGATAGAAGAATTGCGAGCTTTCTCAGATGGACGGGATATTGATCTTAGTAGGGAACTTGCTGAGCTGGAAAAAAAGGCTGAGAAGTTAAAAAGGGAAATATATTCAAACCTCACACCCTGGCAGAAGACCCTTATTGCAAGACATCCTGAAAGACCCTATACCCTTGATTATATTAATTTAATTGCAAAGGACTTTATTGAACTTCATGGTGACCGGCTCTTCGGTGATGACCAGGCCGTGGTATGTGGTCCCTGTTTTATAAATGAAAGACCTGTAATGCTTATAGGTCACCAAAAGGGCAGAGGAACAAAGGAGAGAATTCAGAGGAATTTCGGTCAACCTCATCCAGAGGGGTACAGAAAGGCTCTTAGGGTTATGAAACTTGCTGAGAGATTCAAAATGCCAGTTGTCACCTTTATTGATACACCTGGTGCCTATCCAGGAATAGGGGCTGAAGAAAGAGGCCAGGCTGAGGCAATAGCAACAAATCTCATGACCATGGCCAGACTTCAGGTACCCATAATCTCTATAGTAATAGGCGAGGGCGGAAGCGGTGGTGCCCTTGCTCTAAGCGTGGCTGACAGGATATTTATGCTTGAAAATTCAGTATATTCTGTGATTTCACCTGAGGGCTGCGCTGCCATCCTGTGGAAAAAAGATGGAGAACTCAGCCAGGATGATTATGCAAAGGCTGCTAATGCCCTTAAACTCACTGCCCAGGACCTTTTGAATTACAAGATCATTGATGGAATCATACCAGAGCCCCTTGGAGGTGCTCACAAGGATGTCCGGGCTGTTGCAGCAGAGATTGAAAAGACAATAGTATCCACCCTTGAGGAACTTTCCCAGAAACCTATAGGCAGACTTCTTGATGAAAGGTATAAAAAATTCAGAAAAATTGGAGTGTTTTTTGAAGGAGAGGTCCTTTAA